One region of Patescibacteria group bacterium genomic DNA includes:
- a CDS encoding response regulator, with product MSIKKILIIEDEDALSEIYKMKFEQEGYRVFSASDGEEGIAAAKKAKPDLILLDLVLPKMDGYEVLKKLRKEEREGKSKVYILSNLGQNGEIKKGFANGADGYMVKANLTPSQLVKNVEKIFAGQNVGVKKRILAPMIEEGKKEEEKREIKNKGVEILLIEDEGAIIEMYKLRLAREGYGVEVAKNGAWGIRRAKEKKFDVIIMDMMMPAMNGYRAIKELKTSEETKDIPIIVLSNSAQDKDIERAKECGAAGYLLKSRITPARLVKEIERIIKK from the coding sequence ATGTCAATAAAAAAGATTCTTATAATTGAAGACGAGGACGCCTTGTCCGAGATATACAAAATGAAATTTGAGCAGGAGGGCTACCGAGTTTTTTCGGCTTCTGACGGGGAAGAGGGCATTGCGGCCGCCAAGAAAGCCAAACCCGATTTGATTCTCCTGGATTTGGTTTTGCCAAAAATGGACGGCTATGAAGTTTTGAAAAAGTTGCGCAAAGAAGAAAGAGAAGGAAAAAGCAAGGTTTACATTCTTTCCAATTTGGGCCAGAACGGGGAGATAAAAAAGGGCTTTGCCAACGGAGCGGACGGGTATATGGTAAAAGCCAATTTAACTCCCAGCCAATTGGTGAAAAACGTGGAAAAAATATTTGCCGGCCAGAATGTAGGCGTGAAAAAGCGGATTTTAGCTCCGATGATAGAGGAGGGAAAAAAAGAAGAGGAAAAAAGAGAAATAAAAAATAAAGGCGTGGAAATTTTGTTGATTGAGGACGAGGGGGCGATTATTGAGATGTATAAATTGCGTTTAGCCAGAGAAGGTTATGGGGTGGAAGTGGCCAAAAACGGGGCCTGGGGAATCAGGCGGGCAAAGGAAAAAAAATTTGACGTGATTATCATGGATATGATGATGCCGGCTATGAACGGTTATCGGGCTATCAAAGAGCTGAAAACCAGTGAAGAAACCAAGGATATTCCGATTATAGTTTTGTCCAACAGCGCGCAGGACAAGGACATAGAGCGCGCCAAGGAATGCGGCGCCGCCGGTTATTTATTGAAATCGCGGAT
- a CDS encoding DUF559 domain-containing protein, whose product MKYDYLPYNKNLKGKARELRNNMTAAEKKLWYEYLRNHKYIFKRQKLIDNYIVDFYCSKLKLVIEIDGETHLSERYKKHDKERTEALEKYGLKVLRFWNDDVLSGIEAVSEMIEEEIKKN is encoded by the coding sequence ATGAAGTATGATTATTTGCCATACAATAAAAATTTAAAAGGAAAAGCCAGAGAGTTAAGAAATAATATGACAGCCGCAGAAAAGAAATTGTGGTATGAATATTTAAGAAACCATAAATATATTTTTAAGAGACAAAAGCTAATTGATAATTACATCGTTGATTTTTACTGTTCTAAATTAAAATTAGTAATAGAAATTGATGGCGAAACACATCTCTCGGAGAGATACAAGAAGCATGATAAAGAAAGAACGGAAGCCTTAGAAAAATATGGTTTGAAAGTTCTGCGTTTTTGGAATGATGATGTTTTAAGCGGAATTGAAGCGGTTAGCGAGATGATAGAAGAGGAGATAAAGAAAAATTAA
- a CDS encoding class I SAM-dependent methyltransferase family protein: MTLMGVYTETVAPPKVPTMPEVIPRKVRVVTARETGEKVKIVVLKSEDFGGEHKKNGFLYLLVLWLVSIWAMITNSFQILFVKVSQARKSTLRDITWKIGRNPNHISSFFVDRFSRFNHESKFGAAGWLSLDIFYNYWGKVRPQLKRDFEGFITRFWIERMANRQAVTNRFKIVTNLLAEAFEELSKEPEIRLVSVASGSAQAVIAAMSRCPHLNIKAILIDPDREALAQAEKDAQKAGLLSRFTFVRGTRKRLASICSEFSPHIIEMVGFLDYLGEEKAVELISRIKDCLPGGGIFLTCNIRNNPERIFLHWVLLWPMVYRSEREFISLFLKAGFSPGQIRVFYEPFRIHGIGICKK, translated from the coding sequence ATGACTTTAATGGGTGTTTACACCGAGACGGTAGCGCCTCCTAAAGTACCAACAATGCCCGAGGTCATTCCTCGGAAGGTAAGAGTTGTTACTGCTCGAGAAACGGGCGAGAAAGTCAAAATTGTGGTCCTTAAGTCGGAAGATTTCGGGGGGGAGCACAAAAAGAACGGCTTTCTCTACCTTCTGGTTTTATGGCTGGTAAGCATCTGGGCCATGATAACCAATTCTTTCCAGATTCTATTCGTAAAGGTGTCCCAAGCAAGAAAAAGCACCTTGCGGGATATAACGTGGAAGATAGGCAGGAATCCTAACCACATTTCCAGTTTTTTCGTTGACCGGTTCAGCCGCTTCAACCACGAGTCAAAATTCGGCGCAGCCGGCTGGTTATCCCTTGATATTTTCTATAATTACTGGGGAAAAGTTAGGCCCCAGTTAAAAAGAGATTTTGAGGGGTTCATAACTAGGTTCTGGATTGAAAGAATGGCCAACCGCCAGGCAGTAACAAACAGATTTAAGATAGTTACCAATCTTTTGGCTGAAGCTTTTGAAGAATTGAGCAAAGAACCAGAGATCAGACTGGTGTCCGTCGCTTCAGGGTCAGCCCAAGCCGTTATCGCGGCAATGTCCAGGTGCCCGCATCTGAACATTAAAGCGATACTTATCGACCCGGACCGGGAAGCTCTTGCCCAAGCGGAAAAGGACGCGCAGAAAGCCGGCCTTTTGAGCCGTTTCACTTTTGTCCGCGGCACGCGCAAGCGGCTGGCAAGCATTTGCTCTGAATTTTCTCCCCATATAATTGAGATGGTTGGGTTTTTAGACTATCTGGGCGAGGAGAAAGCGGTTGAATTAATCAGCCGGATCAAAGACTGCTTGCCTGGAGGCGGGATATTTCTCACCTGCAACATCAGGAATAATCCCGAGAGGATTTTCCTGCATTGGGTTTTACTGTGGCCGATGGTCTACCGCAGTGAAAGGGAGTTTATTTCTCTCTTTCTTAAGGCAGGATTTTCCCCCGGCCAGATCAGAGTTTTTTACGAGCCTTTCCGGATCCACGGAATAGGCATCTGCAAAAAATGA
- a CDS encoding tetratricopeptide repeat protein, whose translation MKKTIIFAMVMALIFGLSGLVLAEDNFTKAENFMKVNRYSDAIKVLEDQIQLKSDDARAYFMLGDIYLRQNSFAAADKEFQAAITFRKAYRSEVGKKFYVAGLARLNSGEVDLAKDLFQRTVKQDPAQAKNIATVCLQASKKYFALSQPEKAEKLLPLILSDKTLAPQIQAERTKYGENIIRQAQTREQGLKAVPYVGQARVDAVFPAPKWETVFSQTYVGKGPKRGEDIKKENFIKTVGKELKRSDKLIISGGVFRMFDGVWKEYEGHFEIINQAPDDDSTFIYIAAEEGVEVKVEVQRFIQPPKREDLVTLANISAK comes from the coding sequence GTGAAAAAGACGATTATTTTCGCAATGGTGATGGCCCTGATATTCGGGCTGTCTGGCCTGGTTTTGGCCGAAGATAACTTCACCAAGGCCGAGAATTTCATGAAAGTCAATCGGTACTCTGACGCCATCAAGGTGTTGGAAGATCAAATTCAACTCAAATCCGATGACGCCCGCGCCTACTTTATGCTCGGCGACATCTATCTGCGGCAAAACAGTTTCGCGGCCGCGGACAAAGAATTCCAAGCCGCTATCACTTTCCGCAAGGCTTACCGGAGCGAAGTCGGCAAGAAGTTCTACGTGGCCGGGCTTGCTCGCTTAAACAGCGGAGAAGTGGACCTGGCCAAAGACCTTTTCCAGCGGACTGTTAAACAGGATCCGGCTCAAGCCAAAAATATCGCCACTGTCTGCCTGCAAGCGAGCAAGAAATATTTTGCTCTTTCCCAGCCGGAAAAAGCGGAAAAACTTCTGCCCTTAATTCTTTCGGACAAAACCTTGGCTCCTCAAATCCAGGCCGAGAGAACCAAGTACGGCGAAAACATCATCCGCCAGGCCCAAACCCGGGAACAAGGCCTTAAGGCCGTTCCTTATGTAGGTCAAGCCCGAGTGGATGCGGTTTTTCCGGCGCCGAAGTGGGAAACTGTTTTTTCCCAGACCTACGTCGGCAAAGGTCCGAAAAGAGGTGAAGACATCAAAAAAGAGAATTTTATTAAGACGGTGGGCAAGGAATTGAAGCGGAGCGACAAGCTTATAATTTCCGGGGGAGTATTTCGGATGTTTGATGGGGTATGGAAAGAATACGAAGGACATTTTGAAATCATCAACCAAGCTCCGGATGATGATAGCACATTCATCTACATCGCCGCTGAAGAGGGGGTAGAGGTCAAAGTGGAAGTGCAGAGATTTATCCAACCCCCAAAGCGAGAAGATCTCGTTACTTTGGCAAATATTTCCGCCAAGTAA
- a CDS encoding four helix bundle protein has translation MSKTAKSANYYDLEDRTLKFAKEVRQFIKQIPKTISNTEDAKQLNNASGSVGANYIEANEAISKKDFIHRIKICRKEVKESRYWLLLVYIDSNVYLEETRQYLVNEATELMKIFGSILEKCKDNESQFRKFEH, from the coding sequence ATGTCCAAAACAGCCAAAAGCGCTAATTATTATGATTTAGAAGACAGGACGTTGAAATTCGCCAAAGAGGTAAGGCAATTTATTAAACAAATACCCAAAACCATATCAAATACAGAAGATGCTAAGCAATTGAATAACGCTTCCGGTTCTGTTGGAGCCAATTATATTGAAGCCAACGAAGCCATCAGCAAAAAGGATTTTATCCATAGAATAAAAATTTGCCGCAAAGAAGTAAAAGAAAGCAGATACTGGCTGCTGTTGGTTTATATCGACAGTAATGTATACTTAGAAGAAACAAGACAATATTTAGTTAATGAAGCCACGGAATTAATGAAAATTTTCGGCTCAATCTTAGAAAAATGCAAAGATAATGAAAGTCAGTTTAGAAAATTTGAACATTAG
- a CDS encoding PIG-L family deacetylase, with product MARHDMGRDATKSKRKTPTLLILSAHPDDLELSCGLLCHRAMLLGWHPIEIVLTDGAAGGNDPEFYHTEKLRRQRIAEAHRGGSWLGVESITFWGYADSKLAHYLPPATNRLLEMLESQSPAIIAFPSSSDTHPDHISTNIAARSALERYCKEVVSLQYCFWGEDETQNIILTHPSGIMAKEEAIREHKSQPIDKYFRWLYGSDKVTNGDERYYSPDPDKTILIMSEWGFDVHFR from the coding sequence ATGGCAAGGCATGACATGGGGCGAGACGCTACTAAGAGCAAACGGAAAACTCCGACTTTATTGATTCTTTCGGCGCATCCTGACGATCTTGAGCTGTCGTGCGGCCTTCTCTGCCACCGGGCTATGCTTCTCGGCTGGCATCCAATTGAAATCGTCTTAACGGACGGCGCGGCTGGCGGGAATGATCCGGAATTTTACCATACCGAAAAACTTCGGCGCCAAAGAATTGCCGAAGCGCATCGCGGTGGCTCATGGCTCGGAGTTGAATCAATAACGTTTTGGGGATATGCTGATTCTAAACTAGCCCATTATTTGCCGCCGGCAACTAATAGGTTGTTAGAAATGCTAGAATCACAATCCCCCGCGATTATTGCTTTTCCCAGCTCAAGCGATACTCACCCAGACCACATCAGCACCAATATAGCCGCTAGGTCGGCGTTAGAAAGGTATTGTAAAGAGGTTGTATCTCTTCAATACTGTTTCTGGGGTGAGGATGAAACTCAAAATATAATCCTGACGCACCCATCCGGCATAATGGCTAAGGAAGAGGCAATCAGAGAACATAAATCGCAACCGATAGATAAATATTTCCGTTGGTTGTATGGAAGCGACAAAGTAACTAACGGAGATGAACGATATTACAGCCCCGATCCAGACAAAACTATTTTAATAATGTCCGAGTGGGGCTTTGATGTCCATTTCCGATAA
- a CDS encoding phosphotransferase, which yields MRNDLAINIHKIFPNLRWEKARLITSGWDYNVLLLDNNFVVRIPKNIEAKKRMLIDFCLLTYLQKKIDANLPVPILKDAKSKIIVYKIISGIAMSEARYKKLSFSQKNKFSKSLAVFLSQLHKIPAAAARHSHIPKKNIDIQNKEVAGNAKFIYSYLTQPEKKALDNFMEKRKKTLKGFRPTLIHGDLTSENIFINKGSNNNLGIIDFSDASIDDPARDFSALFSYGDQFVRRVLKYYGGTSKQRIFEHARIYYQETAIKLMALAIKGSKSISLKAAKKLFQQRLNIKRV from the coding sequence ATGCGTAATGATTTAGCCATAAATATACATAAAATATTCCCGAATCTTCGGTGGGAAAAAGCCAGGCTCATTACCTCCGGCTGGGATTATAATGTATTATTGTTAGACAACAACTTTGTCGTGCGTATACCAAAAAACATTGAGGCAAAAAAAAGAATGCTGATAGATTTTTGTTTATTAACATACCTGCAAAAAAAAATTGACGCCAATCTGCCCGTCCCGATTCTGAAAGACGCCAAATCAAAAATTATAGTTTATAAAATTATTAGCGGTATTGCCATGAGCGAGGCCAGATATAAAAAATTAAGTTTTTCTCAAAAAAATAAATTTTCAAAAAGTCTGGCCGTCTTTTTATCGCAGCTTCATAAAATTCCTGCCGCTGCCGCGCGCCATTCCCATATTCCAAAAAAAAATATTGACATACAAAATAAAGAAGTCGCGGGTAATGCCAAGTTTATTTATTCTTATCTGACCCAACCGGAAAAAAAGGCTCTTGATAATTTTATGGAAAAACGTAAAAAAACATTAAAAGGATTCAGGCCAACCTTAATTCACGGCGATCTTACAAGCGAAAATATTTTTATTAATAAAGGCTCTAATAATAACCTCGGCATTATTGATTTTAGCGATGCCTCAATAGACGACCCCGCCCGGGATTTTAGCGCTCTCTTTTCATATGGCGATCAATTTGTTCGTCGGGTACTCAAATATTACGGGGGAACCTCAAAGCAAAGAATATTTGAACACGCCCGGATTTACTATCAGGAAACGGCCATAAAATTAATGGCTCTGGCAATTAAGGGCTCAAAATCAATAAGCCTAAAAGCCGCCAAAAAATTGTTTCAGCAAAGATTAAATATAAAAAGGGTGTAA
- a CDS encoding pilin: MKKIILVILMLVLSSFVYSISVQATDDIPNNPKNPSDTVTLKNPLGENITPQIFIGKIIKAILGIVGSLALLMFIWGGFQWMTAAGNAEKVEKGKQILVWATIGLIVIFTSYALVKFVFTSLGV, from the coding sequence ATGAAAAAAATAATATTAGTAATTTTAATGTTAGTATTATCTTCATTTGTTTATAGTATTTCGGTACAGGCGACTGACGATATTCCTAATAATCCTAAAAATCCAAGCGATACTGTTACCTTAAAAAATCCTCTCGGCGAAAACATCACCCCGCAAATCTTTATCGGCAAAATTATTAAAGCTATTCTCGGCATTGTCGGGTCCTTGGCTCTTCTTATGTTTATCTGGGGCGGATTTCAGTGGATGACCGCGGCCGGAAACGCGGAAAAGGTGGAGAAGGGAAAACAAATTTTAGTTTGGGCAACGATTGGGTTGATTGTGATTTTCACTTCCTATGCCTTGGTCAAGTTTGTCTTTACGAGTTTGGGAGTGTAA
- a CDS encoding ATP-binding protein — protein sequence MDIKFVLRKSYVYLSSLSSIIILATAAKYILIVYFIEVGFWTDFIILILAILAFPAIKDYFYRLGNKYFFSSLYDSREVIAEISDKLRTTLEARRIYDFIFESLNKALHFKAFGVLGYDEKSGYYLVQYNKGFALGGQKKFLENEELRRLFAGRNEAIVVEEIKHSRYNRKTKKIIDFLEGFKVDILAPLNVKDKTIGLLALGPKESGDMYNDEDLKVLKVVSAQAAIAMENALLYEETLNFTVKLKKEVAKATADLKIANEELKKLDEAKSDFISIASHQLRTPLTVIKGYISMMLEGSFGQLTPAGKNSLEKVYESGERLIQLVENLLNISRIESGRLQFNYEEASLEEITDSVIEELAGPIKKKKLRLSYKKEEKPLPAIRIDEEKIRQVIMNLLDNAIKYTKKGGITVSVKKAGKNAQFCVSDSGMGIGEEELPNLFKKFSRGQGTSAIHTEGTGLGLYVAREMVESHKGKIWAESKGRGKGSKFCFELPIKTD from the coding sequence ATGGATATAAAATTTGTTCTTCGCAAGTCGTATGTTTATCTTTCTTCCCTTTCTTCCATAATAATTTTAGCGACAGCTGCAAAATATATTTTAATCGTATATTTTATTGAGGTTGGTTTTTGGACCGATTTTATCATTCTGATTTTAGCCATCCTGGCCTTTCCGGCAATCAAGGATTATTTTTACCGTTTGGGCAACAAGTATTTTTTCTCTTCCCTTTATGACAGCCGGGAAGTGATTGCCGAGATCAGCGATAAATTAAGGACGACTTTGGAAGCGAGAAGAATTTATGATTTTATTTTTGAATCCTTGAATAAGGCCTTGCATTTTAAGGCCTTTGGGGTTTTAGGGTATGATGAAAAGAGCGGGTATTATCTTGTCCAGTATAACAAGGGCTTTGCCCTGGGCGGGCAGAAAAAATTTTTAGAAAACGAGGAACTGCGCCGGCTGTTTGCGGGTCGCAACGAGGCGATTGTGGTGGAAGAAATAAAGCATTCCCGCTATAACCGGAAAACCAAAAAGATCATTGATTTTCTGGAAGGTTTTAAAGTTGATATCCTCGCGCCGTTGAATGTTAAAGATAAAACCATCGGCCTCTTGGCTTTGGGTCCGAAAGAGTCCGGGGATATGTATAATGACGAGGATTTAAAGGTTTTAAAAGTTGTTTCGGCCCAGGCCGCCATTGCCATGGAAAACGCTTTGCTTTATGAAGAAACTTTGAATTTTACGGTTAAACTGAAAAAGGAAGTGGCCAAAGCGACCGCGGATTTGAAAATCGCCAACGAAGAACTAAAAAAACTGGATGAAGCCAAAAGCGACTTCATTTCCATTGCTTCGCACCAGCTGCGCACGCCCCTAACCGTTATCAAGGGCTATATTTCCATGATGCTTGAAGGCAGTTTCGGGCAATTGACTCCGGCCGGAAAGAATTCTCTGGAAAAAGTCTATGAATCCGGAGAACGTTTGATCCAGCTGGTGGAAAACTTATTGAATATTTCTCGCATAGAATCCGGCCGTTTGCAATTTAATTATGAGGAGGCTTCCCTGGAAGAAATAACGGATAGCGTGATTGAGGAATTGGCCGGGCCGATAAAGAAAAAGAAACTGCGCCTTAGCTACAAAAAAGAAGAAAAGCCGTTGCCGGCGATAAGAATTGACGAAGAAAAGATCCGGCAAGTGATTATGAATTTACTGGATAACGCCATCAAATATACGAAAAAAGGCGGGATAACCGTGAGCGTAAAAAAAGCGGGAAAGAACGCCCAATTTTGCGTGTCGGACAGCGGCATGGGCATAGGGGAGGAAGAGTTGCCGAATTTGTTCAAAAAGTTTTCCCGCGGCCAGGGCACTTCCGCCATCCACACCGAAGGCACGGGGCTGGGGCTTTATGTGGCCAGGGAAATGGTGGAATCTCACAAGGGTAAAATCTGGGCGGAAAGCAAGGGGCGGGGGAAAGGGAGCAAGTTTTGTTTTGAATTGCCTATTAAAACAGATTAG